AGGTGTTCGAGATTCTTGGCGTAGGGCATCGGCACATCTTCGCCGGTCACCCGGCGAACCGGGGCATCGAGATAGTCGAAGGCTTTGCTAGTCACGCGATACGCCACTTCCGCGCCGGCCCCGGCAAACGGCCACCCTTCCTCGATAATCACGCAACGATTGGTCTTTCTCACCGATTTGAGGATCAACTCTTCATCGAGCGGACGAATCGTGCGCGGGTCAATGATTTCCGCCTCGATACCGTTCTTGGCCAACTCGGTCGCGGCATCCTGGGCGACCTGGAGCATTTTCGACCAGGCAACCAAGGTCACATCCTTCCCCTCGCGTTTCACATCGCCTTTGCCGAGTGGAATGACGTAGTCCTCTTCCGGCACCGGCCCTTTGCGCCCGTACAAGACTTCGCTTTCGATGAACACCACCGGGTTGTCGTCACGAATTGCGCTTTTGAGTAGCCCTTTAGCGTCGTGCGGCGTGGCCGGAGCAATGACCTTTAATCCAGGGACGTAGGCGTAGAGATTCTCCACCACCTGCGAGTGCTGGGCGGCGAGCTGATGCGCAGCCCCACCCGGGCCACGAAAAACGATGGGCAGCGTAATTTGCCCGCCGGACATATAGCGCAGTTTGGCCGCGTTATTGACGAGCTGGTCGAACGCGCACAGGGAAAAATTCCACGTCATGAACTCGATGATGGGGCGCAAGCCGACCATGGCCGCGCCAATACCCACACCGGCAAACCCGGTCTCGGCGATCGGCGTATCCACCACTCGTCGTTCGCCGAAGCGATCCAACAACCCT
The window above is part of the Deltaproteobacteria bacterium genome. Proteins encoded here:
- a CDS encoding pyruvate dehydrogenase complex E1 component subunit beta, with the translated sequence MRELSYREALREAMAEEMERDERVFLMGEEVGHYNGAYKVSEGLLDRFGERRVVDTPIAETGFAGVGIGAAMVGLRPIIEFMTWNFSLCAFDQLVNNAAKLRYMSGGQITLPIVFRGPGGAAHQLAAQHSQVVENLYAYVPGLKVIAPATPHDAKGLLKSAIRDDNPVVFIESEVLYGRKGPVPEEDYVIPLGKGDVKREGKDVTLVAWSKMLQVAQDAATELAKNGIEAEIIDPRTIRPLDEELILKSVRKTNRCVIIEEGWPFAGAGAEVAYRVTSKAFDYLDAPVRRVTGEDVPMPYAKNLEHLVLPNVEKVVAAVRQVLYRS